Proteins from a single region of Pseudarthrobacter sp. NIBRBAC000502772:
- a CDS encoding aldehyde dehydrogenase family protein, whose protein sequence is MANLPGGAFFEGQWQTTDMTLEIRDPEDGILLGRVCTSTPQDVRRAIAHIHRHLQTDNWPLRSRRMALENAVQLLGEQSERFSKIIAAESSKTIVEAEREVRRCMETLRLSAAASSELTGETLGFDDSMAGGNKIGWYSRKPVGIVAAITPFNDPLNLVAHKLGPAIIGGNGVVLKPSGRTPLSGLALVQLLVEAGVPSGRLAAIVAGPGVSEALVTDPQVDLISFTGGPQTADRIAAAAGAKKIISELGGNNATIVCPDADAVQAAEAIVAGAFGVAGQNCLSVQRVYVHISLFEQVLERVTAGTKALRTGSKLDRNTDVGPLISEDEARRVEEWVEEAKAAGAAVHAGGKRRNAYYEPTVLADVPSECRVIREEVFGPVVSILPFIEAQDAIFAANSSDYGLQAGIFTQSIDLALAIADRLHVGAVVINETSDVRIDSMPFGGFKKSGVGREGVKHAVREMTEPKSTIIKLVEPATRWHQLTGTMEGSAS, encoded by the coding sequence GTGGCCAACCTTCCCGGCGGTGCCTTTTTCGAAGGCCAGTGGCAAACCACCGACATGACCCTGGAAATACGGGATCCTGAAGATGGCATCCTGCTGGGCCGAGTATGCACCTCTACACCGCAGGACGTGCGGCGCGCGATCGCGCACATTCATCGCCACCTCCAGACTGACAACTGGCCTCTGCGTTCACGCCGCATGGCGCTGGAGAATGCTGTGCAGCTTCTGGGCGAACAGTCTGAGCGGTTCTCGAAGATCATTGCCGCGGAAAGCAGCAAAACGATCGTCGAGGCGGAGCGTGAGGTGCGGCGTTGCATGGAAACCCTCAGGCTTTCTGCCGCCGCTTCCAGCGAGCTCACGGGGGAGACGCTGGGTTTTGATGACAGCATGGCCGGCGGTAACAAGATCGGCTGGTACAGCCGTAAGCCGGTGGGGATCGTCGCGGCGATCACGCCGTTCAATGATCCCCTGAACCTCGTGGCACACAAGCTTGGTCCGGCCATCATCGGAGGCAACGGCGTCGTGCTTAAGCCTTCCGGCCGGACCCCGCTGTCCGGGCTGGCACTGGTCCAGCTCCTGGTCGAAGCGGGTGTCCCGTCGGGACGTCTCGCCGCGATCGTGGCCGGTCCGGGCGTTTCCGAAGCGCTGGTGACGGATCCGCAGGTGGACCTGATCTCCTTCACCGGCGGTCCCCAGACGGCGGACCGTATTGCCGCCGCGGCAGGTGCCAAGAAGATCATCTCCGAACTCGGCGGCAATAACGCCACGATTGTCTGCCCGGACGCTGACGCTGTCCAGGCAGCCGAGGCGATTGTGGCCGGAGCGTTCGGTGTGGCAGGGCAGAACTGCCTGTCCGTGCAGCGCGTCTACGTCCACATCTCGCTCTTCGAGCAAGTCCTCGAACGCGTCACCGCCGGCACCAAGGCACTCAGGACCGGGTCGAAGCTCGACCGGAACACCGACGTCGGGCCTCTCATTTCGGAGGACGAGGCCCGGCGGGTCGAGGAATGGGTGGAGGAGGCGAAGGCTGCGGGCGCCGCCGTACACGCCGGAGGCAAGCGCAGAAACGCCTACTACGAACCCACGGTCCTGGCCGACGTGCCCTCGGAATGCCGGGTGATCCGGGAGGAAGTGTTCGGGCCCGTAGTCAGCATCCTGCCGTTCATTGAAGCCCAGGACGCCATTTTTGCGGCGAACAGCTCCGATTACGGTCTCCAGGCAGGTATCTTCACACAATCCATCGACCTTGCCTTGGCCATCGCTGACCGGTTGCACGTAGGCGCCGTTGTCATCAATGAAACCAGCGACGTGCGGATCGATTCCATGCCATTTGGTGGTTTCAAGAAATCCGGTGTGGGCAGGGAAGGCGTCAAGCACGCCGTCCGTGAGATGACCGAACCCAAGAGCACCATCATCAAACTGGTGGAGCCAGCTACGCGGTGGCACCAGCTGACGGGCACCATGGAAGGGAGTGCATCATGA
- a CDS encoding FAD-binding oxidoreductase: protein MKLIPYWLDTAEASGDYRQTPVPENVDVAIIGAGFTGLSAALEFAKQGASVAVFERHTVGWGASGRNGGMATTGLAISFSTAVKRYGATRAVEMFQEYNDAIDTIEKLVHENGIDCDYNRHGKLSLAFHKSHYEGFLKSQEKLATLANHHVTVIPKSEIHSEIGTDFYQGAMVDPLGAGLHVGKFVHGLAGVAVAAGADICENAAVTELKKVSGTVHDVHTTRGITRAKQVLVATSGYTGNVTPWLQRRVIPVGSFIIVTDPLPEDVVNRILPNRRQASDSKMLTYYFRITPDNRLLFGGRARFALSSPDSDVKSAEILRKAMLELFPYLSNAKVDYIWGGLVDLSMDQMVHAGVHDGLYYSLCYSGHGVQMAAHMGKRMAHYMAGDKSANVWEDLKNPPVPGHFGPPWFLPFIGAAAKIIDRVK from the coding sequence GTGAAACTCATTCCTTACTGGCTGGACACAGCCGAAGCATCCGGAGACTACCGGCAGACTCCGGTACCGGAGAACGTCGATGTGGCAATCATCGGCGCCGGATTTACGGGGCTGTCCGCAGCCCTTGAATTTGCCAAGCAGGGCGCCAGCGTTGCCGTCTTCGAACGCCACACCGTCGGGTGGGGCGCGTCGGGCCGTAACGGGGGAATGGCGACGACCGGGTTGGCCATCAGCTTCAGCACCGCGGTCAAGCGCTACGGCGCCACCCGCGCGGTGGAGATGTTCCAGGAATACAACGACGCTATCGACACCATCGAGAAGCTGGTGCATGAGAACGGCATCGACTGCGATTACAACCGGCACGGAAAGCTCTCGCTGGCGTTCCATAAGTCCCACTACGAGGGCTTCCTGAAGTCGCAGGAGAAGCTGGCCACCCTGGCCAACCACCATGTCACTGTTATCCCGAAGTCCGAGATCCATAGTGAAATCGGCACGGACTTCTACCAGGGCGCGATGGTTGATCCGCTCGGGGCCGGTCTGCACGTGGGCAAGTTCGTGCACGGCTTGGCGGGAGTGGCTGTTGCCGCCGGCGCTGATATCTGCGAGAACGCTGCGGTGACCGAGCTGAAGAAGGTCTCCGGTACCGTGCACGACGTGCACACCACCCGGGGCATCACCCGGGCCAAGCAGGTCCTGGTCGCTACCAGCGGCTACACCGGCAACGTCACGCCGTGGCTGCAGCGCCGTGTGATCCCGGTTGGCAGCTTCATCATTGTCACTGACCCGCTGCCCGAAGACGTGGTCAACCGGATCCTGCCCAACCGGCGCCAGGCCTCGGACAGCAAGATGCTGACCTACTACTTCCGGATCACCCCGGACAACAGGCTCCTCTTCGGCGGCCGGGCCCGTTTTGCCCTGTCCAGCCCGGACTCGGACGTCAAAAGCGCCGAGATCCTGCGCAAGGCCATGCTCGAGCTCTTCCCGTACCTGTCCAACGCCAAGGTGGACTACATCTGGGGCGGCCTGGTGGACCTTTCGATGGACCAGATGGTCCACGCCGGCGTCCACGACGGACTCTACTACTCCCTCTGCTACAGCGGACACGGTGTCCAGATGGCAGCGCACATGGGTAAGCGGATGGCCCACTACATGGCCGGCGACAAGAGCGCCAATGTCTGGGAAGACCTGAAGAACCCGCCCGTCCCGGGCCACTTCGGTCCGCCCTGGTTCCTGCCCTTCATCGGCGCAGCGGCAAAAATCATCGACCGCGTCAAATAG
- a CDS encoding haloacid dehalogenase type II produces the protein MADSNRPKYISFDIYGTLINFDIDPTTRRLLDGRISEEQWPTFKKQFRGYRFDEVCGDYKPYEAILQDSFDRVCKRWGIGPTEGAGAAFAEAVRGWVAHEDVPAPLKLMGDNYKLVALSNADTSFLDISIPKLGADFHAVYTAEQAQAYKPRYQAFEYMLDTLNAKPEDFLHVSSHTRYDMHPMHDMGFRNLWMLDRGYDPIGEGYDLNTVKSLDEINKHLGL, from the coding sequence ATGGCAGACTCCAACCGGCCGAAGTACATCTCTTTTGATATCTACGGCACTCTCATCAACTTCGACATTGATCCCACCACGCGTCGCCTGCTCGATGGCCGCATCTCAGAGGAGCAGTGGCCTACCTTCAAGAAGCAGTTCCGCGGTTACCGGTTCGACGAGGTCTGCGGCGACTACAAGCCCTACGAGGCGATCCTCCAGGATTCCTTTGACCGCGTGTGCAAGCGCTGGGGCATTGGGCCGACCGAAGGCGCCGGCGCAGCGTTCGCCGAGGCTGTGCGCGGCTGGGTTGCCCACGAGGACGTGCCGGCTCCGCTGAAGCTCATGGGTGACAACTACAAGCTGGTGGCTCTGTCCAACGCGGACACCAGTTTCCTGGACATCAGCATTCCCAAGCTCGGCGCGGACTTCCACGCCGTTTACACTGCTGAGCAGGCCCAGGCCTACAAGCCGCGCTACCAGGCGTTTGAGTACATGCTGGACACGCTGAACGCCAAGCCGGAGGACTTCCTGCACGTCTCCTCGCACACCCGCTACGACATGCATCCGATGCACGACATGGGCTTCCGGAACCTCTGGATGCTGGACCGTGGCTATGACCCCATTGGCGAGGGCTACGACCTCAACACTGTTAAGTCCCTGGACGAGATCAACAAGCACCTCGGTCTCTAA
- a CDS encoding ABC transporter substrate-binding protein, whose product MKTINKVQTAAAGLAIVLALSACGGAATGTPASEEKSKTNNTTDISEGVQADAAAVALLPQSYKDKGELTVAMDLHYPPTTFLAEDNTTAIGLNPDIARLVAKKLDLKLKFVDTKFDTIVPGLDGGRFDFTATTMAKTEERLKVLDMIDYFQAGTSVAAAAGNPLNLTVETLCGKNIAVTQGSTGQLKRLPALSEQTCTSKGQPAINAVTLPNVQDALTQLHSKRIDGILYDTTALGWAEKQQPGSFTLLGRVNVGNSDVTAVGLKKDSPLTPALQAAIQSVLETPEYKESLENWGLESGAITDAKLN is encoded by the coding sequence ATGAAGACCATCAACAAAGTTCAGACCGCAGCCGCAGGGCTCGCAATCGTATTGGCACTGAGCGCCTGTGGCGGCGCGGCCACCGGCACTCCGGCATCCGAGGAAAAGTCAAAGACCAACAACACCACCGACATCTCCGAGGGCGTCCAGGCTGACGCGGCTGCCGTGGCACTGCTGCCACAGTCCTACAAGGACAAGGGCGAGCTCACGGTCGCCATGGACCTGCACTACCCGCCCACGACCTTCCTCGCGGAGGACAACACCACCGCGATCGGGCTCAACCCGGACATCGCCCGGCTCGTTGCGAAGAAGCTTGACCTGAAGCTGAAGTTCGTGGACACCAAGTTCGATACGATCGTCCCGGGCCTGGACGGTGGCCGGTTCGACTTCACCGCCACGACCATGGCCAAGACCGAAGAGCGGCTCAAGGTCCTGGACATGATCGATTACTTCCAGGCCGGCACCTCCGTGGCCGCGGCCGCCGGGAACCCGCTGAACCTCACCGTCGAGACCCTGTGCGGGAAGAACATCGCCGTCACCCAGGGCTCGACCGGCCAGCTCAAGCGCCTTCCGGCCCTGAGCGAGCAGACCTGCACCTCCAAGGGACAGCCGGCGATCAACGCCGTGACGCTGCCCAACGTCCAGGACGCCCTGACCCAGCTGCACTCCAAGCGGATCGACGGCATCCTCTACGACACGACCGCTCTCGGGTGGGCAGAGAAGCAGCAGCCGGGTTCCTTCACCCTGCTTGGCCGGGTCAACGTAGGCAACAGCGACGTGACCGCCGTAGGCCTGAAGAAAGACTCGCCGCTGACCCCGGCCCTGCAGGCAGCGATCCAGTCCGTCCTTGAGACCCCGGAGTACAAGGAGTCCCTGGAGAACTGGGGTCTGGAGTCCGGGGCCATCACCGACGCCAAGCTGAACTAG